Proteins found in one Promicromonospora sukumoe genomic segment:
- a CDS encoding winged helix DNA-binding domain-containing protein, whose translation MPSGTTALSPDAARRLRLRTQGLALPDGGQAAASPVDVVRRMVALQGQDLPAVLRAIAVRSRSGTTLDDVRAAFDGGELVRGWTQRGTIFATTPRDLAGLVSLTGERVTHLGRRVREAEGLDDALVDRAEALTRELLAASEGITRAEMIDLWQQAGVPIEGQRGYHLIVTLALRGVLHWGPFAGAQQRMVATPVAVPAEQPDAALRRIARSYFTSRGPATVDDLAWWLGLPKTPVRAAVAALREAEPDALAEVTVDGRVMLVGGGVLGGDAGLDLGLDEPGGVVLAPGFDEIVLGYQDRELVADAEAMRTVVPFTNGIFRPAVLLDGRLIGTWRRAPKSGEAPYELVPGVAAPTRTAVEEAVAAWPLG comes from the coding sequence ATGCCCTCCGGAACGACCGCCCTTTCCCCCGACGCCGCGCGCCGGCTGCGCCTGCGTACGCAGGGCCTCGCGCTGCCCGACGGCGGACAGGCCGCCGCGTCGCCGGTCGACGTCGTGCGCCGGATGGTCGCGCTGCAGGGTCAGGACCTGCCCGCCGTGCTGCGCGCGATCGCCGTCCGGTCGCGGTCAGGCACCACCCTCGACGACGTGCGCGCCGCGTTCGACGGCGGCGAGCTCGTGCGCGGCTGGACGCAGCGCGGCACCATCTTCGCGACCACGCCGCGCGACCTGGCCGGGCTCGTCTCGCTGACGGGCGAGCGCGTGACGCACCTGGGCCGCCGGGTCCGCGAGGCCGAGGGCCTCGACGACGCGCTCGTGGACCGCGCGGAGGCGCTCACCCGGGAGCTGCTCGCGGCGTCGGAGGGGATTACGCGCGCCGAGATGATCGACCTGTGGCAGCAGGCCGGCGTGCCCATCGAGGGGCAGCGCGGGTACCACCTGATCGTCACCCTGGCGCTGCGCGGGGTGCTGCACTGGGGACCGTTCGCGGGGGCGCAGCAGCGCATGGTCGCGACGCCGGTCGCCGTCCCCGCCGAGCAGCCCGACGCCGCCCTGCGCCGCATCGCCCGGTCGTACTTCACGAGCCGCGGACCGGCCACGGTCGACGACCTGGCCTGGTGGCTCGGCCTGCCCAAGACGCCCGTGCGCGCCGCCGTGGCCGCGCTGCGCGAGGCCGAGCCGGACGCGCTCGCCGAGGTCACGGTGGACGGGCGGGTCATGCTCGTCGGGGGCGGGGTGCTCGGGGGCGACGCCGGGCTCGATCTCGGGCTCGACGAGCCCGGCGGCGTGGTGCTCGCGCCGGGGTTCGACGAGATCGTGCTGGGCTACCAGGACCGCGAGCTGGTCGCGGACGCCGAGGCGATGCGGACGGTCGTCCCGTTCACCAACGGCATCTTCCGGCCGGCAGTGCTCCTGGACGGACGGCTGATCGGCACCTGGCGGCGCGCGCCCAAGTCGGGCGAGGCGCCGTACGAGCTGGTGCCGGGCGTGGCGGCCCCGACCCGCACAGCGGTGGAGGAGGCGGTGGCGGCCTGGCCGCTGGGCTGA
- a CDS encoding GTPase domain-containing protein: MTPGTRSAVLGRRGGVDPNVAEQLGFTVHDVVRDLRRDVAAATLPLPVDGTEEAEASRERLLAQLDEHLLPRLAELSSPAVVVLAGSTGAGKSTLFNSLLGEEVSEAGVLRPTTREPVVGVHPRDVDTLTAGPVTELARLVKHEGVPRGTALMDAPDLDSLLKENRSTAHQLLEAADLWLFVTTAARYGDALPWQALDRAKERGASVAMVLNRVPKENLTTIRADLNARMKERGMKDVPLFVVPDVGPHEGLLDPKLVAPIQRWLNLMAGPERSRTVILRTLKGALGALPDWVTGLVTAVEQQGTVAFDLRNAVQSVVPDAQLAARTAVLSGTSGEGTVAARFAELASTDHISRVTVRDGIARTTKRAGKARETALLRLREEVEATATRAFVAAGVRTEESLQGALAGPGAPAAGETILPSATSRAKDRLAWGQRTAAEWSRLADDVVGRMADSDPDSSGTEAAARAAGARKAFGDVGLATLLQATALGNEDSANLVDRVLGETAGAAIEELQGELADQVALAVAEEARSVQSALDVPALADDAAAPLRVRLAELRRLT, from the coding sequence GTGACTCCAGGAACACGCTCCGCTGTGCTCGGCCGTCGGGGTGGTGTGGACCCGAACGTTGCGGAGCAGCTCGGCTTCACGGTGCACGACGTCGTGCGCGACCTGCGCCGCGACGTCGCCGCGGCGACCCTGCCCCTGCCGGTCGACGGCACCGAGGAGGCCGAGGCGTCCCGGGAACGCCTCCTCGCGCAGCTCGACGAGCACCTCCTGCCGCGCCTCGCCGAGCTCTCCAGCCCCGCCGTCGTCGTGCTCGCGGGGTCCACGGGAGCGGGCAAGTCCACGCTCTTCAACAGCCTGCTCGGCGAGGAGGTGTCCGAGGCCGGCGTGCTGCGGCCCACCACCCGCGAGCCCGTCGTGGGCGTGCACCCGCGCGACGTCGACACGCTCACCGCGGGGCCCGTCACCGAGCTGGCCCGGCTGGTCAAGCACGAGGGCGTGCCGCGCGGCACCGCGCTGATGGACGCCCCCGACCTCGACTCCCTCCTCAAGGAGAACCGCTCCACGGCCCACCAGCTCCTGGAGGCGGCCGACCTCTGGCTCTTCGTCACCACGGCGGCGCGCTACGGCGACGCCCTGCCGTGGCAGGCCCTGGACCGCGCCAAGGAGCGCGGGGCGAGCGTCGCGATGGTGCTCAACCGGGTGCCCAAGGAGAACCTGACGACCATCCGGGCGGACCTCAACGCGCGCATGAAGGAGCGCGGCATGAAGGACGTGCCGCTGTTCGTCGTGCCCGACGTCGGGCCGCACGAGGGGCTGCTCGACCCGAAGCTGGTGGCGCCCATCCAGCGCTGGCTCAACCTGATGGCCGGCCCCGAGCGCTCGCGGACCGTCATCCTGCGCACCCTCAAGGGTGCCCTCGGCGCCCTCCCGGACTGGGTGACCGGCCTCGTCACCGCCGTCGAGCAGCAGGGCACGGTCGCCTTCGACCTGCGCAACGCCGTCCAGTCGGTGGTCCCGGACGCGCAGCTGGCCGCGCGCACCGCCGTCCTGTCCGGCACCTCGGGCGAGGGCACGGTCGCGGCGCGGTTCGCGGAGCTCGCCAGCACCGACCACATCTCCCGCGTCACCGTGCGCGACGGCATCGCCCGCACCACCAAGCGAGCCGGCAAGGCCCGCGAGACGGCGCTCCTGCGGCTGCGCGAGGAGGTCGAGGCCACCGCGACCCGCGCGTTCGTCGCCGCGGGCGTGCGCACCGAGGAGAGCCTCCAGGGCGCGCTGGCCGGACCCGGGGCGCCGGCCGCCGGCGAGACGATCCTCCCGTCCGCGACGAGCCGCGCCAAGGACCGCCTCGCCTGGGGCCAGCGGACCGCCGCGGAATGGTCCCGGCTGGCCGACGACGTCGTCGGTCGGATGGCGGACTCCGACCCCGACAGCTCCGGCACCGAGGCCGCCGCCCGCGCGGCGGGGGCCCGCAAGGCGTTCGGCGACGTCGGGCTCGCCACGCTCCTGCAGGCGACCGCCCTCGGGAACGAGGACTCGGCGAACCTCGTGGACCGTGTGCTCGGCGAGACGGCGGGCGCCGCGATCGAGGAACTTCAGGGCGAACTCGCCGACCAGGTCGCGCTAGCGGTTGCGGAAGAGGCCCGTTCTGTCCAGAGTGCCCTTGACGTCCCCGCGCTAGCCGACGACGCGGCCGCTCCGCTCCGTGTCCGGCTGGCCGAGCTCAGGAGGCTGACATGA
- a CDS encoding alpha/beta hydrolase, translating to MTSTPAFDPEGPEPARQGTTRQVPARNGKVMRVSVLTIAVALLAATLAPGTASSAPAPAAWPTTAVSPAGQPTTATSPEPTLTWGDCPEAVAAPGLECATIDVPLDYAEPDGRTIEVAVSRLASTNPQERRGVLLTNTGGPGGEGLSYPAGLRDVLKLPQALLDQYDVIGMDPRGVGHSTPVTCGLSPLDQPTNIPMYARGAADVRAEAKRVAAVAEKCGASPTADVLPHVTTANTARDMDRIRVALGESTISYFGISYGTYLGSVYTSLFPEHSDRFLLDSATGPGGWDASFSRLFGQGVEDRFPDFARFAAARPEYGLGETPRQVRAKYFELAARLDKTPSPDGYTGAAFRFATFAALYYDSSLPGLAETWQALDQGEPVPVPGAVTAPAPADPGIPGEQATPGEQAAPSSEAAGIPADNYVASQLHVICNDSDWPEQLWRYQVNVAIDRVRYPMFGAAGANVTPCAYWPSEPVEPQVEITDEGPSNVLILQNLRDQATPLAGARDLRDAFGDRARMVTADQGGHLSYLRLGNDCADDIATEFLLTGVLPADDVACGAL from the coding sequence ATGACCTCGACACCAGCGTTCGATCCTGAGGGACCCGAGCCGGCCCGGCAGGGCACGACCAGGCAGGTCCCGGCCCGGAACGGCAAGGTGATGCGTGTCTCCGTGCTGACGATCGCCGTGGCGCTCCTGGCGGCCACGCTGGCGCCGGGCACGGCGTCGTCCGCGCCCGCTCCGGCGGCCTGGCCGACGACGGCGGTGTCCCCGGCCGGGCAACCGACGACGGCGACGTCTCCGGAACCGACGCTGACCTGGGGCGACTGCCCGGAGGCCGTGGCCGCGCCCGGGCTGGAGTGCGCCACGATCGACGTGCCGCTGGACTACGCCGAGCCGGACGGGCGCACCATCGAGGTCGCGGTCTCGCGGCTGGCGAGCACCAACCCGCAGGAGCGTCGCGGGGTGCTGCTGACCAACACCGGCGGGCCGGGCGGCGAGGGCCTGTCCTACCCGGCGGGCCTGCGCGACGTGCTCAAGCTGCCGCAGGCGCTGCTGGACCAGTACGACGTGATCGGCATGGACCCGCGCGGCGTCGGGCACAGCACGCCTGTGACCTGCGGCCTCTCGCCCCTGGACCAGCCGACCAACATCCCGATGTACGCCCGGGGCGCGGCCGACGTCCGAGCCGAGGCGAAGCGCGTGGCGGCGGTGGCCGAGAAGTGCGGGGCCTCCCCGACGGCGGACGTGCTGCCGCACGTCACGACGGCCAACACCGCCCGCGACATGGACCGCATCCGCGTGGCGCTGGGCGAGTCGACGATCTCCTACTTCGGCATCTCGTACGGCACCTACCTCGGCTCGGTCTACACCTCGCTGTTCCCGGAGCACAGCGACCGGTTCCTGCTCGACAGCGCGACCGGGCCCGGCGGCTGGGACGCCTCGTTCTCCCGGCTGTTCGGGCAGGGCGTCGAGGACCGGTTCCCGGACTTCGCCCGCTTCGCCGCCGCACGTCCGGAGTACGGCCTCGGCGAGACGCCCCGCCAGGTGCGGGCCAAGTACTTCGAGCTGGCCGCGCGCCTGGACAAGACGCCGAGCCCCGACGGCTACACCGGCGCGGCCTTCCGCTTCGCGACCTTCGCCGCCCTCTACTACGACTCCAGCCTGCCCGGGCTCGCCGAGACGTGGCAGGCGCTCGACCAGGGTGAGCCGGTTCCGGTTCCGGGTGCTGTTACTGCGCCCGCGCCGGCCGATCCGGGCATCCCGGGGGAGCAGGCCACCCCGGGCGAACAGGCCGCGCCGTCGTCCGAGGCTGCCGGAATCCCGGCGGACAACTACGTGGCCAGCCAGCTCCACGTGATCTGCAACGACTCCGACTGGCCGGAGCAGCTCTGGCGGTACCAGGTCAACGTCGCGATCGACCGGGTCCGCTACCCGATGTTCGGCGCGGCAGGGGCGAACGTCACACCGTGCGCGTACTGGCCGTCGGAGCCGGTCGAACCCCAGGTCGAGATCACCGACGAGGGGCCGTCGAACGTGCTCATCCTGCAGAACCTGCGCGACCAGGCGACGCCGCTGGCCGGAGCCCGGGACCTGCGCGACGCGTTCGGGGACCGGGCCCGCATGGTGACCGCCGACCAGGGCGGCCACCTGTCCTACCTGCGGCTGGGCAACGACTGCGCCGACGACATCGCCACGGAGTTCCTGCTCACGGGCGTGCTTCCCGCGGACGACGTCGCCTGCGGGGCGCTGTGA
- a CDS encoding ABC transporter ATP-binding protein, whose translation MSVVTPGPVGEPVLDVRDLVVSFGGRRVVDGVSLQVAAGECVAIVGESGSGKSVTARSVVGLAGDGARVSAGLLSVAGQDVLSLSGRRLRRLRGGTVGLIAQDALVSLDPLRPVGREIGDTLALHTDLDAAARRVRTVELLERVGLPDAELRAGQRPGQLSGGQRQRALIAAGIAADPRLVIADEPTTALDQPVQAGVLRLLGQLRDEGTGVLLISHDLSVVLGIADRLLVMTDGVVVEEGTPAEVFERPRHPYTRKLVAAVPAGRPRGESLTGGAGAGAAPVGAVGDAASSPGGAAAPSSAPAVVAPSAAGSERRDSRSLSADKATVSTFDLTDADGDAQGVLVEARGLSRVFHVGGREIVAADDVSFSLRAGRTLGLVGESGSGKSTTARLLLGLEHPDAGEVTLLGEPWSPLPEARRRPRRSLIGAVFQDALSSFDPRWTVGAVLADAVTHGRSVRPGPVRAEISALLDTVGLDPALAARRPLHLSGGQRQRVAVARALAAEPRVLVLDEPVSALDVSVQAQVLDLLDRLQRERDLAYLLITHDLGVALHMSDDLAVMQEGRIVEQGPASSVFDDPEHPYARLLRDAVRI comes from the coding sequence GTGAGTGTGGTGACGCCTGGTCCCGTGGGGGAGCCCGTGCTGGACGTGCGGGATCTTGTCGTGTCGTTCGGCGGGCGGCGGGTCGTCGACGGCGTGAGCCTCCAGGTCGCGGCGGGCGAGTGCGTGGCGATCGTCGGCGAGTCCGGCTCGGGCAAGAGCGTGACCGCGCGCAGCGTCGTCGGCCTGGCGGGGGACGGGGCGCGGGTCTCGGCCGGGCTGTTGTCGGTCGCGGGGCAGGACGTGCTGTCCCTGTCCGGGCGGCGCCTGCGCCGGCTGCGCGGCGGCACCGTCGGGCTCATCGCGCAGGACGCCCTGGTCTCGCTCGACCCGCTGCGCCCCGTCGGCCGGGAGATCGGCGACACGCTCGCCCTGCACACCGACCTCGACGCCGCCGCGCGCCGCGTCCGCACCGTCGAGCTCCTGGAACGGGTCGGCCTGCCCGACGCCGAGCTCCGGGCCGGTCAGCGACCCGGCCAGCTCTCGGGCGGGCAGCGGCAGCGTGCCCTGATCGCCGCCGGCATCGCGGCCGACCCGCGGCTCGTCATCGCCGACGAGCCCACCACCGCGCTCGACCAGCCCGTCCAGGCCGGAGTGCTCCGGCTGCTGGGGCAGCTGCGCGACGAGGGCACCGGCGTGCTGCTCATCAGCCACGACCTGTCGGTGGTGCTCGGTATTGCCGACCGGTTGCTCGTGATGACCGACGGCGTCGTCGTCGAGGAGGGCACGCCCGCCGAGGTGTTCGAGCGCCCCCGGCACCCGTACACGCGCAAGCTGGTCGCCGCGGTGCCGGCGGGCCGGCCGCGGGGGGAGTCGCTGACCGGGGGTGCGGGTGCCGGTGCGGCGCCGGTGGGCGCTGTCGGCGATGCCGCGTCGTCGCCCGGGGGCGCCGCCGCGCCGTCGTCGGCCCCCGCCGTCGTCGCGCCGTCGGCCGCGGGTAGTGAACGTAGAGATAGTCGCTCTCTGAGCGCCGATAAAGCGACTGTCTCTACGTTCGATCTGACCGACGCCGACGGCGACGCACAGGGCGTGCTGGTCGAGGCGCGGGGGCTGTCGCGGGTGTTTCATGTCGGCGGGCGGGAGATCGTCGCCGCCGACGACGTGTCGTTCTCCCTGCGGGCGGGCCGCACCCTAGGGCTGGTCGGGGAGTCGGGGTCGGGCAAGTCGACCACCGCGCGGCTCCTGCTCGGCCTGGAGCATCCCGACGCCGGCGAGGTCACGCTGCTCGGCGAGCCGTGGAGCCCGCTCCCCGAGGCCCGACGGCGGCCGCGCCGCTCGCTGATCGGCGCGGTGTTCCAGGACGCCCTCAGCTCGTTCGACCCGCGCTGGACGGTCGGCGCCGTCCTCGCCGACGCCGTCACCCACGGCCGGTCGGTCCGGCCCGGACCCGTGCGCGCGGAGATCTCGGCGCTCCTCGACACCGTGGGCCTCGACCCGGCGCTCGCCGCCCGCCGACCCCTGCACCTGTCGGGCGGGCAGCGGCAGCGCGTCGCCGTCGCACGGGCACTCGCCGCCGAGCCCCGGGTGCTGGTCCTCGACGAGCCGGTCTCGGCGCTCGACGTCTCGGTCCAGGCCCAGGTGCTCGACCTGCTTGACCGGCTCCAGCGGGAACGCGACCTCGCATACCTGCTGATCACGCACGACCTCGGCGTCGCGCTGCACATGAGCGACGACCTCGCCGTCATGCAGGAAGGCCGCATCGTCGAGCAGGGCCCGGCGTCGAGCGTCTTCGACGACCCGGAGCACCCCTACGCCCGGCTGCTCCGCGACGCCGTCCGGATCTAG
- a CDS encoding YciI family protein → MPRYLISFDDGAMTFPREDLPAVAEASHAVVQAAKDAGVWIFGAGLERQRASVVGTDGAVTDGPFPETKAVIGGFSILEVASRDEALKWAARIAEGCRCAQEVRELMYDPES, encoded by the coding sequence ATGCCGCGATACCTGATCTCGTTCGACGACGGTGCGATGACGTTCCCGCGGGAGGACCTGCCCGCCGTGGCCGAGGCCTCGCACGCGGTCGTGCAGGCGGCCAAGGATGCTGGCGTCTGGATCTTCGGCGCGGGACTGGAGCGACAGCGGGCGTCGGTCGTCGGGACCGACGGCGCTGTGACCGACGGACCGTTCCCGGAGACCAAGGCCGTGATCGGCGGGTTCTCGATCCTGGAGGTGGCTTCGCGCGACGAGGCCCTGAAGTGGGCCGCCCGGATCGCGGAGGGCTGTCGCTGCGCCCAGGAGGTCCGAGAGCTCATGTACGACCCGGAGTCTTGA
- a CDS encoding ABC transporter permease: protein MSLTFRGAGSRRAGGFRSRFSVAEALAAVFLLLLVVAALWPSLLAPGDPLAVSHADAFQPPSFAHLFGTDESGRDIYTRVVHGASESLLIGVLATAIGIGLAIVLGFVAGLGPRWLDFGTTRVVEVLFAFPGLLLALLFIVVTGPGVLSSTIAVGLATAPGYARIIRSQVRRTASAEFIEAARVLGRGRLWITVRHILPNVTAALFVLATLGLGQAIIWVSSLSYLGLGAVPPAAEWGAMLAAGRTYIANFWWMTFFPGLAIVASAAAATVIGRGIQKRNRSAS from the coding sequence ATGAGCCTGACTTTCCGGGGCGCCGGGTCGCGGCGTGCGGGCGGGTTCCGGTCCCGGTTCTCGGTCGCGGAGGCGCTGGCCGCGGTGTTCCTGCTGCTGCTCGTGGTCGCCGCGCTCTGGCCGAGCCTGCTCGCGCCCGGCGACCCGCTCGCCGTCTCGCACGCCGACGCCTTCCAGCCCCCGTCGTTCGCGCATCTCTTCGGCACCGACGAGTCCGGCCGGGACATCTATACGCGCGTGGTGCACGGCGCCTCGGAGTCGCTGCTGATCGGTGTGCTCGCCACCGCGATCGGCATCGGGCTGGCGATCGTGCTGGGCTTCGTGGCCGGACTCGGGCCGCGCTGGCTCGACTTCGGCACCACCCGCGTGGTCGAGGTGCTGTTCGCGTTCCCCGGCCTGCTGCTGGCGCTGCTGTTCATCGTGGTCACCGGGCCGGGCGTGCTGAGCTCGACCATCGCCGTCGGGCTGGCGACCGCGCCCGGGTACGCGCGCATCATCCGCTCCCAGGTGCGCCGCACGGCGTCGGCGGAGTTCATCGAGGCCGCGCGCGTGCTGGGCCGCGGCCGGCTGTGGATCACCGTGCGCCACATCCTGCCGAACGTGACGGCCGCGCTGTTCGTGCTCGCCACGCTCGGGCTGGGGCAGGCGATCATCTGGGTGTCGTCGCTGAGCTACCTCGGCCTGGGCGCCGTGCCGCCCGCCGCCGAGTGGGGCGCGATGCTCGCCGCGGGGCGCACCTACATCGCCAACTTCTGGTGGATGACGTTCTTCCCCGGGCTCGCGATCGTCGCCAGCGCCGCCGCCGCGACCGTGATCGGGCGGGGCATCCAGAAGCGGAACAGGAGTGCTTCGTGA
- a CDS encoding ATP-dependent DNA ligase has product MLLAEVAATSDAVAATRSRLAKRAAIADLLRRTADGADGVGGAAPSEAVTSDPADAPGRAGDLEIVVAYLAGALRQRRTGLGYAALRDLPPPAVDSTLTVRDVDAAFDAMAALEGPGSAQARSTAAAELFGAATEREQAFLRGLVAGELRQGALDSVVVDAVAEAAGTPADAVRRAVMLRGATGPVASAALLADDPLAALADFTLEVGRPVRPMLAASAPDIAAAFEKLGSGDEPVELCVDVKLDGIRIQVHRLGDEVRVVTRSLDDITERVPEIVEAVRALPSDRLVLDGEALGVGPDGVPRPFQETASRSATHEPGRGSARGPGRATSAEEALADQFQLTPFFFDVLHADGRDLLDAPLRERLTVLDEVAGAHTVRRLRTSDPEAAAEFFAGALREGQEGVVVKSLDTPYAAGRRGAGWVKVKPRKTLDLVVLAVERGSGRRQGWLSNIHLGARDPEGGFVMLGKTFKGMTDEMLQWQTERFRELEVEDNGWVVTVRPEQVVEIAFDGLQRSTRYRGGLALRFARVLRYRDDKTAAEADTIDTVRALAV; this is encoded by the coding sequence ATGCTTCTCGCCGAGGTCGCCGCCACGTCCGACGCCGTCGCCGCCACGCGCTCGCGCCTGGCCAAGCGGGCGGCCATCGCCGACCTGCTGCGCCGGACGGCGGACGGCGCAGACGGCGTGGGCGGAGCGGCGCCGTCGGAAGCCGTCACCTCAGACCCGGCCGACGCCCCAGGCCGGGCCGGCGACCTCGAGATCGTCGTCGCCTATCTCGCCGGGGCGCTGCGTCAGCGCCGGACGGGCCTCGGCTACGCCGCGCTGCGCGACCTGCCGCCGCCGGCCGTGGACAGCACGCTCACGGTGCGCGACGTCGACGCCGCGTTCGACGCGATGGCCGCGCTGGAGGGCCCGGGTTCCGCGCAGGCCCGGTCGACGGCGGCCGCGGAGCTCTTCGGCGCCGCGACCGAGCGGGAGCAGGCGTTCCTGCGCGGACTGGTCGCGGGCGAGCTGCGGCAGGGGGCGCTCGACTCGGTGGTGGTCGACGCCGTCGCGGAGGCCGCGGGCACCCCCGCCGACGCCGTCCGCCGCGCCGTCATGCTGCGTGGCGCCACGGGACCGGTCGCGAGCGCCGCCCTTCTCGCGGACGACCCGCTCGCCGCGCTGGCGGACTTCACGCTGGAGGTCGGGCGGCCGGTGCGGCCGATGCTGGCCGCCTCGGCGCCGGACATCGCGGCGGCGTTCGAGAAGCTCGGCTCCGGCGACGAGCCCGTCGAGCTGTGCGTGGACGTGAAGCTCGACGGCATCCGCATCCAGGTGCACCGGCTCGGCGACGAGGTGCGGGTGGTGACGCGGTCCCTGGACGACATCACGGAGCGCGTGCCGGAGATCGTCGAGGCGGTGCGCGCGCTGCCGTCGGACCGGCTGGTGCTGGACGGCGAGGCGCTCGGCGTCGGTCCGGACGGTGTGCCGCGGCCGTTCCAGGAGACGGCGTCGCGGTCGGCGACGCACGAGCCGGGGCGGGGGTCGGCGCGCGGCCCGGGACGGGCGACGTCGGCGGAGGAGGCGCTGGCCGACCAGTTCCAGCTCACCCCGTTCTTCTTCGACGTGCTGCACGCCGACGGGCGCGACCTGCTCGACGCCCCGCTGCGCGAACGCCTGACGGTGCTGGACGAGGTCGCGGGGGCGCACACGGTGCGCCGCCTGCGGACGTCCGACCCGGAGGCGGCAGCCGAGTTCTTCGCGGGCGCGCTCCGCGAGGGCCAGGAGGGCGTGGTGGTCAAGTCCCTGGACACGCCGTACGCGGCCGGACGACGCGGCGCCGGCTGGGTCAAGGTCAAGCCCCGCAAGACCCTGGACCTCGTGGTGCTGGCGGTCGAGCGTGGTTCGGGCCGCCGCCAGGGCTGGCTGTCCAACATCCACCTGGGCGCGCGGGACCCGGAGGGCGGCTTCGTGATGCTGGGCAAGACGTTCAAGGGCATGACCGACGAGATGCTGCAGTGGCAGACCGAGCGCTTCCGCGAGCTGGAGGTCGAGGACAACGGCTGGGTCGTGACGGTGCGCCCCGAGCAGGTGGTCGAGATCGCGTTCGACGGCCTCCAGCGCTCGACCCGCTACCGGGGCGGCCTCGCGCTGCGCTTCGCGCGGGTGCTGCGCTACCGCGACGACAAGACCGCGGCGGAGGCCGACACGATCGACACGGTCCGCGCGCTCGCCGTCTGA
- a CDS encoding ABC transporter permease: MTLPVPTTGARRKPVPGNRHWLLLRAGGVLFVLWAAATITFFALRLVPGDPAEAILGGPGSQAGPEALAQVRREYGLDQPLVVQYLTYLGRLLTGDLGQSYSLHKPVLTAIGEQFGATLTLALVSLALAWALATGLAAWSVRGGRVAWAIGSGLELVAAAVPHFWLATVLILFFSLTLGILPPVSVPGPLGIVLPALTMAIPLAGFLGQVMRESLLTAMESPFVTTARARGESEVRIFWRHTLRHAAIPAVGLSGWAFGSLISGAVVVESVFARQGLGRSLLSAVQLRDVTLVTGIVLVVALAYTVMTLVTDLADRVIDPRTRGVGE; the protein is encoded by the coding sequence TTGACCCTTCCGGTCCCCACCACCGGGGCGCGCAGGAAGCCGGTGCCGGGCAACCGGCACTGGCTGCTCCTGCGCGCCGGCGGGGTCCTCTTCGTGCTCTGGGCGGCCGCGACGATCACGTTCTTCGCGCTCCGGCTCGTGCCCGGCGACCCCGCGGAGGCGATCCTCGGCGGCCCCGGCTCGCAGGCCGGGCCCGAGGCCCTTGCGCAGGTGCGCCGCGAGTACGGGCTCGACCAGCCGCTCGTGGTGCAGTACCTGACCTACCTCGGGCGGCTGCTGACGGGCGACCTCGGGCAGTCGTACTCGCTGCACAAGCCGGTGCTGACCGCGATCGGCGAGCAGTTCGGCGCCACGCTCACGCTCGCCCTGGTCTCGCTCGCCCTCGCGTGGGCGCTCGCCACGGGTCTGGCGGCGTGGAGCGTGCGCGGCGGACGGGTCGCGTGGGCGATCGGCTCCGGGCTGGAGCTGGTCGCCGCCGCCGTGCCGCACTTCTGGCTCGCGACCGTGCTCATCCTGTTCTTCAGCCTGACCCTCGGCATCCTGCCGCCCGTCAGCGTGCCCGGGCCGCTGGGCATCGTGCTGCCCGCGCTCACCATGGCCATCCCGCTCGCCGGGTTCCTCGGCCAGGTCATGCGCGAGTCCCTGCTCACCGCCATGGAGTCGCCGTTCGTCACCACGGCCCGGGCCCGCGGCGAGAGCGAGGTGCGCATCTTCTGGCGGCACACCCTGCGGCACGCCGCCATCCCCGCCGTCGGGCTGTCCGGCTGGGCGTTCGGGTCGCTGATCAGCGGCGCCGTCGTGGTGGAGTCGGTGTTCGCCCGGCAGGGTCTCGGGCGCAGCCTGCTGTCCGCCGTCCAGCTCCGCGACGTGACGCTCGTGACCGGGATCGTGCTGGTGGTGGCGCTCGCGTACACGGTGATGACGCTGGTGACCGATCTCGCGGACCGGGTCATCGACCCGCGGACCCGGGGGGTGGGGGAATGA